The Spirosoma radiotolerans genome has a window encoding:
- a CDS encoding sensor histidine kinase yields the protein MTTSTPEKESVRLHALTSYNILDTLPEQEYDAITQIASHICQTPISLISLLDDHRQWFKSAHGLAMSQTPRQDAFCSHAINEPDQLMVVTDARIDKRFITNPLVTGEPNIVFYAGMPLVDGEGQALGTLCVFDRKPRQLDAQQQASLEALARQVVSLLQLRRSQSQLAEVSQTLQTLNQELHRSNQTLQTIVDNCPAGLVLWKAVWKKDRIIDFQYVFTNSKNATFTGLPIEQMTGNSLKSLFPEVAKDGLFKRLLTVIETRQQQQYQQSYDFNQRTAWGEFTLTPCGDGILFSFQDITQLKKTEQELKIHTDNLTQLVSERTTEIYQLSALQKAILEHAGVAIISTDTEGLIQTVNPAAEKLVGYRADELIGQHTPIMFYDPIDLDNKAKKLTEQLGQPVKPTFELFKLLADSQADNYTICSRDGRRTPVVLTRTALRDESGTITGYVGMATDITTQKQIELLLQQSLEREQELNKLKSKFVTTASHEFRTPLATIQSSVELVKLYLEQPREAAQPVIQRHLASIENQILNVSDMLSDMLNVAKIEAGKIDYNPQLIEIDQLIHDVIRTHFTERQDKRTVLVTVNGQPQLTYLDKKLMTHVLGNLLSNAFKFSTENPELHVDFEQKQLVLTVVDKGIGIPASELPQLFNTFFRASNAVTIQGSGLGLVIARQFVELHGGSLTIGSEENQGTHCTIKIPYQSYSC from the coding sequence ATGACAACATCAACACCTGAAAAAGAATCGGTACGGCTACACGCTCTGACCAGTTATAACATTCTGGATACACTTCCTGAACAGGAATACGACGCAATTACTCAAATTGCGTCGCATATCTGCCAGACGCCTATTTCGCTGATTTCCTTGCTGGACGACCATAGGCAATGGTTTAAATCAGCGCATGGACTGGCAATGTCGCAAACCCCACGCCAGGATGCCTTCTGTAGTCACGCTATCAATGAACCCGATCAGCTGATGGTTGTTACAGACGCCCGGATCGACAAGCGGTTTATAACCAATCCGCTCGTTACAGGCGAACCAAATATTGTTTTCTACGCGGGTATGCCGCTGGTCGATGGAGAAGGTCAGGCACTAGGCACCTTATGCGTATTTGACCGGAAACCCCGACAACTGGACGCCCAGCAACAGGCCTCCCTGGAAGCCCTGGCCCGCCAGGTAGTCTCGCTGCTTCAACTGCGCCGAAGCCAGTCGCAACTGGCCGAAGTAAGCCAGACGCTACAAACCCTAAACCAGGAATTACATCGGAGTAATCAGACGCTACAAACCATTGTCGATAATTGTCCGGCGGGGCTGGTGCTCTGGAAAGCTGTCTGGAAAAAGGATCGTATTATCGACTTTCAGTACGTTTTCACCAACTCAAAGAATGCTACTTTCACGGGTTTACCGATTGAGCAGATGACCGGAAATTCGTTAAAATCATTATTCCCGGAAGTGGCAAAAGATGGTCTTTTCAAACGGCTATTGACCGTTATCGAAACACGGCAACAACAGCAATACCAACAGTCTTACGATTTTAATCAACGAACCGCCTGGGGCGAATTTACCCTAACGCCCTGTGGGGATGGTATTTTATTTTCCTTTCAGGATATTACGCAACTTAAAAAGACAGAACAGGAGTTAAAAATTCATACGGATAATCTGACGCAGTTGGTTTCGGAACGAACAACCGAAATCTACCAACTATCGGCCTTACAGAAAGCAATCCTCGAACATGCGGGTGTTGCCATTATTTCAACCGACACCGAGGGTCTCATTCAGACAGTTAATCCAGCGGCCGAAAAATTGGTGGGCTACCGGGCCGACGAGCTCATTGGGCAACACACCCCCATCATGTTTTATGATCCGATTGATTTGGACAATAAGGCCAAAAAATTAACCGAGCAACTTGGCCAACCGGTAAAGCCGACGTTTGAGCTATTCAAACTACTAGCTGATAGTCAGGCAGATAACTATACCATCTGCAGCCGTGATGGCCGTCGTACGCCAGTGGTACTCACCCGAACGGCGTTGCGTGATGAATCCGGAACCATAACCGGTTACGTAGGTATGGCTACAGATATAACCACTCAGAAACAAATTGAGTTGTTATTGCAGCAGTCGCTGGAAAGAGAACAGGAGTTAAATAAGTTGAAATCGAAATTTGTAACGACGGCCTCCCACGAGTTTCGCACGCCACTTGCCACCATCCAGTCCAGTGTCGAGTTGGTGAAGCTATATCTGGAGCAACCTCGGGAAGCGGCACAGCCTGTTATTCAACGGCATTTAGCGAGTATTGAAAACCAGATTCTCAATGTGAGCGATATGTTGTCTGATATGTTGAACGTGGCCAAGATCGAAGCCGGTAAAATTGATTATAACCCGCAGCTAATTGAAATTGATCAACTGATTCACGACGTGATCCGTACGCACTTTACCGAACGACAGGACAAACGCACGGTGCTTGTAACGGTGAACGGCCAGCCGCAGTTGACATACCTGGATAAGAAGTTGATGACTCACGTGCTGGGCAACCTGCTTTCCAATGCGTTTAAGTTCTCAACCGAGAATCCTGAATTACACGTTGATTTTGAACAGAAGCAACTCGTCTTAACTGTTGTTGATAAAGGTATCGGTATTCCAGCCAGCGAACTGCCTCAATTGTTCAATACTTTTTTTCGAGCCAGTAATGCCGTTACTATCCAGGGCTCAGGGCTGGGCTTAGTCATTGCCCGTCAGTTTGTTGAACTACATGGGGGAAGCCTAACTATTGGCAGCGAAGAAAACCAGGGCACGCATTGTACGATCAAAATCCCCTATCAGTCCTATTCCTGTTGA
- a CDS encoding winged helix-turn-helix domain-containing protein, whose translation MKNDLLAQFNKAFESKARLSIMSVLMVNEFMSFNALKELLGLTDGNLATHLRALEEAGYVAVQKQFIGRKPNTTYSATDAGQQAFSDHLMALEEFIKNL comes from the coding sequence ATGAAGAACGACCTGCTGGCTCAATTCAATAAAGCCTTTGAAAGCAAAGCGCGGCTAAGCATCATGTCGGTATTGATGGTCAATGAGTTCATGAGTTTCAACGCGCTTAAAGAGTTACTTGGCCTGACCGACGGCAACCTTGCCACTCATCTGCGTGCTTTGGAAGAAGCCGGTTATGTGGCTGTGCAGAAGCAATTTATTGGGCGCAAACCAAATACGACTTACTCCGCCACCGATGCCGGTCAGCAAGCCTTCTCGGATCACCTGATGGCACTGGAAGAATTCATCAAAAATTTGTAA
- a CDS encoding diacylglycerol kinase family protein: MIDFPKVLRSFRFAGQGILDLFRFENNAKVHLLVAILVIGAGVVLSLNPVEWAIILTQIGLVWAAEAFNTAIEKLCDFVSPGLHPQIKAIKDLSSGAVLILTIVAVLVGLIIFGGHLLMLFFP; this comes from the coding sequence ATGATTGATTTTCCTAAAGTACTGCGGAGCTTTCGGTTTGCGGGGCAGGGCATTCTGGATTTGTTTCGGTTTGAGAACAATGCCAAAGTGCACTTACTGGTGGCGATTCTGGTTATCGGGGCTGGGGTTGTCTTAAGCCTCAACCCGGTAGAATGGGCCATTATCCTAACTCAGATCGGGCTTGTCTGGGCGGCCGAAGCGTTCAACACCGCCATCGAGAAACTATGCGATTTCGTCTCTCCAGGTTTACACCCGCAGATTAAAGCTATTAAAGACCTCTCGTCCGGTGCGGTCCTGATTTTAACCATTGTGGCCGTGCTGGTGGGACTTATTATTTTTGGCGGCCATCTATTGATGCTATTTTTCCCGTAA
- a CDS encoding DUF1361 domain-containing protein — MHISATSPYSSGMISPRDARSGKGTRALALLTLIGLGLVTTRGLLTGNWWFFIMLTWNLFLAWFPLGVVLVLRDLRQSGFNNKWLLVGGLAGWLAFLPNAPYIITDLFHIKHVDQPLLWFDTMALFVFALTGLLIGLYSILIVHRMLRPLSGNLSTWALIFSSQILSGFGIYLGRIGRWNSWDVLTSPTALTMAIARAYHDHLSIKLTIAYGFVLFLMYVAFYWYIDHEKESERSQ; from the coding sequence ATGCATATCTCAGCAACGTCTCCTTATTCCTCCGGCATGATCTCCCCTCGCGACGCCCGCTCTGGCAAAGGCACACGGGCGCTGGCGCTACTGACGCTTATCGGGCTTGGTTTGGTAACAACACGGGGTTTACTGACGGGCAACTGGTGGTTCTTCATCATGCTAACCTGGAACCTGTTCCTGGCCTGGTTTCCGCTGGGTGTTGTGCTGGTGTTGCGCGACTTACGGCAATCCGGTTTCAACAATAAATGGCTGTTGGTGGGTGGATTAGCGGGTTGGCTGGCCTTTTTGCCCAATGCTCCCTACATCATTACCGACCTGTTCCACATCAAGCATGTCGACCAGCCCCTACTCTGGTTTGACACTATGGCGCTGTTCGTCTTTGCGTTGACCGGCTTGCTGATCGGTTTGTACTCCATCCTCATCGTTCATCGGATGCTTCGGCCCTTGTCAGGCAATTTATCAACCTGGGCCTTGATCTTCAGCAGCCAGATTCTGTCAGGATTCGGTATCTACCTGGGCCGTATTGGCCGTTGGAATAGTTGGGATGTTCTGACCAGCCCGACAGCCCTGACAATGGCCATTGCCCGCGCCTACCACGACCACCTGAGCATAAAACTGACCATTGCGTACGGGTTTGTCCTGTTCCTGATGTACGTCGCTTTCTACTGGTACATCGACCATGAAAAGGAATCAGAGCGTAGCCAGTAA
- the mazG gene encoding nucleoside triphosphate pyrophosphohydrolase: MTFTEMTPRRQEQMMAFDRLLTIMDELREQCPWDRKQTLDSLRHLTIEETYELSDAILENDLPEIRKELGDIQLHLVFYAKIASETGQFDMADVLNGICDKLIRRHPHIYGDANGSRVVAETEEQVKANWEQLKLKEGNKSVLGGVPGSLPALVKAMRIQEKARGAGFDWDEKEQVWQKVEEEMQEFKAEFNADTQAVIDQQRAEGEFGDLLFSLVNYARFIDINPETALERTNKKFIKRFQYIEQQARARGKSLSDMTLAEMDVYWNEAKKEA, translated from the coding sequence ATGACGTTTACCGAAATGACTCCCCGCCGTCAGGAACAGATGATGGCGTTTGACCGGCTCCTGACCATCATGGATGAGTTGCGTGAGCAGTGTCCCTGGGATCGCAAACAGACGCTGGATAGCCTGCGCCACCTCACCATTGAGGAAACCTACGAACTCTCCGACGCTATTCTGGAAAATGATTTGCCCGAGATCCGGAAAGAACTGGGCGATATTCAGTTGCACCTGGTTTTTTATGCCAAAATCGCGTCCGAAACCGGTCAGTTCGATATGGCCGATGTTTTGAATGGCATCTGCGATAAGCTCATACGTCGGCACCCGCACATTTATGGGGATGCGAATGGAAGCAGGGTCGTTGCCGAAACAGAGGAGCAGGTAAAAGCGAACTGGGAGCAACTTAAACTCAAAGAAGGAAATAAATCGGTGCTTGGCGGGGTACCGGGGTCCTTGCCCGCTCTGGTGAAGGCCATGCGGATTCAGGAAAAGGCGCGTGGGGCTGGCTTTGACTGGGACGAGAAAGAACAGGTCTGGCAGAAGGTAGAGGAAGAAATGCAGGAGTTTAAAGCCGAATTCAATGCCGATACGCAGGCCGTTATTGACCAGCAGCGAGCTGAAGGCGAATTTGGTGATCTGCTTTTTTCACTGGTCAACTACGCCCGGTTCATCGATATTAATCCTGAAACCGCCCTCGAACGGACAAACAAAAAATTCATTAAGCGTTTTCAATACATTGAACAGCAGGCCCGCGCCCGTGGGAAATCCCTGAGCGATATGACACTGGCCGAAATGGACGTGTACTGGAACGAAGCTAAGAAAGAGGCTTGA
- a CDS encoding metallophosphoesterase, with translation MRIAFLTDLHLGAEGDLVQNVDVRQNFLRSLDYVAELKPNCLVLGGDICDTRGNQVTYEWVRTQIDKLPFPNYIISGNHDDPVLLASVFNKRHDLHTGELYYALPLEGRPALFLDSSKGFFSDNQWDWLREYMLALRDNNVVIFMHHPPLPADVAFMDRKYAFQQSDEFLELVRELPCHVTVVCGHYHVEKVVQRGNLLVLLTPSTFYQMKQDASEFAVDSYRIGIREVNLTTHGTTSAVFYIDPLQQPS, from the coding sequence ATGCGCATTGCTTTCCTGACTGATTTGCACCTGGGTGCTGAGGGTGACCTCGTACAAAACGTAGATGTCCGGCAAAATTTTTTGAGGTCGCTGGACTATGTAGCCGAATTGAAACCGAATTGCCTGGTGCTGGGCGGAGATATTTGCGATACGAGGGGGAATCAGGTCACGTATGAGTGGGTGAGGACGCAGATCGACAAGCTCCCGTTTCCAAATTACATTATCTCGGGTAACCACGACGATCCGGTACTGCTGGCCAGTGTGTTTAATAAACGGCACGATTTGCACACGGGCGAATTGTATTACGCGTTGCCGCTTGAAGGGCGTCCGGCTTTGTTTCTGGATTCATCGAAGGGCTTCTTCTCGGATAATCAGTGGGACTGGCTTCGGGAGTATATGCTGGCTTTACGCGATAACAATGTTGTGATTTTTATGCATCACCCGCCTTTGCCCGCCGATGTAGCCTTTATGGATCGGAAATACGCGTTTCAGCAAAGCGATGAATTTCTTGAGTTAGTACGTGAGCTGCCGTGCCACGTAACGGTGGTTTGTGGGCATTACCATGTTGAGAAGGTCGTTCAACGGGGAAATCTGCTTGTATTACTGACGCCGTCTACCTTCTACCAGATGAAACAGGATGCGTCCGAATTTGCCGTTGACAGTTACCGAATTGGCATCCGGGAGGTGAACCTGACAACGCATGGAACCACTAGTGCTGTATTTTACATTGATCCACTTCAACAGCCTTCATAA
- the guaB gene encoding IMP dehydrogenase codes for MSLDTSKFLYEALTYDDVLLLPAYSEVLPRDTQTVTQLTRNIQLNVPLISAAMDTVTESALAIAMAQEGGIGIIHKNMSIEAQADQVRKVKRSESGMIIDPITLLETATLADALKIMREFKIGGIPVVDENNKLVGILTNRDLRFQSDLSQPVTGIMTRENLITAREGLTLEEAESILQQYRIEKLPIVNNDYHLVGLITYKDILKKKSHPNACKDELGRLRVGAAVGVTPDLTRRIEALVKAGVDVISVDTAHGHSKGVLDAVRSIKQQFPKLQVMAGNVATGEGAKALADAGADAVKVGVGPGSICTTRIIAGIGMPQLTAVYEAAKALQGTGIPVIADGGIRFSGDITKALAGGASTVMIGSVLAGTEEAPGEIVLYEGRRFKTYRGMGSVEAMEDGSKDRYFQDAEDDIKKLVPEGIVGRVPFKGKVSEIVYQMVGGLKAGMGYCGAIDIPTLQQAKFVKITTAGARESHPHDISIQKEAPNYSVR; via the coding sequence ATGAGCTTAGATACCAGTAAGTTTCTTTACGAGGCTCTCACCTACGACGACGTACTGCTCCTGCCTGCCTATTCGGAGGTACTCCCACGCGATACGCAAACCGTCACCCAACTCACGCGCAACATCCAGCTAAACGTTCCCCTGATCTCGGCGGCTATGGATACCGTTACCGAATCAGCGCTGGCCATTGCTATGGCGCAGGAAGGCGGCATCGGTATTATCCACAAAAACATGAGCATCGAGGCTCAGGCCGATCAGGTCCGGAAAGTAAAACGCTCCGAGAGCGGGATGATCATTGATCCCATTACCCTCCTTGAAACAGCCACGCTTGCCGACGCGCTCAAGATCATGCGTGAGTTCAAGATCGGTGGCATTCCCGTTGTCGATGAGAACAACAAACTGGTTGGCATCCTGACCAACCGCGACCTACGCTTCCAGAGTGACCTTTCGCAACCCGTCACGGGTATTATGACGCGCGAGAATCTGATTACGGCTCGGGAAGGCCTGACGCTCGAAGAAGCGGAGAGTATTTTGCAACAGTACCGGATTGAAAAACTTCCTATCGTCAACAACGACTATCATTTGGTTGGGCTGATTACCTACAAAGATATTCTCAAGAAAAAGAGCCACCCCAACGCCTGTAAAGACGAACTGGGGCGCCTACGTGTCGGAGCGGCTGTGGGCGTTACGCCCGATTTGACCCGGCGCATCGAAGCTCTTGTTAAAGCAGGTGTCGATGTGATCAGTGTCGATACGGCCCACGGTCACTCCAAAGGAGTTCTGGATGCCGTTCGGAGCATTAAACAGCAGTTCCCAAAATTACAGGTAATGGCTGGTAACGTAGCAACGGGGGAAGGCGCGAAAGCCTTGGCCGATGCTGGTGCCGACGCTGTGAAAGTTGGGGTAGGGCCAGGTAGTATCTGTACCACCCGTATTATTGCCGGCATTGGTATGCCCCAGTTAACGGCTGTGTATGAGGCTGCTAAAGCACTACAGGGTACGGGCATTCCTGTTATTGCCGATGGAGGGATTCGTTTCTCGGGCGATATTACGAAGGCGCTGGCCGGTGGTGCCAGTACGGTTATGATTGGATCGGTTCTGGCCGGTACCGAAGAGGCTCCCGGGGAGATCGTTCTGTATGAAGGTCGTCGGTTTAAGACTTACCGGGGTATGGGTTCGGTCGAAGCGATGGAAGATGGTTCTAAAGACCGTTATTTCCAGGACGCCGAAGATGATATCAAGAAACTGGTTCCTGAAGGTATCGTTGGCCGGGTTCCATTCAAAGGCAAGGTTTCGGAAATTGTGTATCAGATGGTGGGTGGTCTGAAAGCCGGGATGGGCTACTGCGGTGCTATCGACATTCCAACGCTTCAGCAAGCCAAATTCGTGAAGATCACAACGGCAGGTGCCCGCGAAAGTCATCCGCACGACATCTCGATCCAGAAAGAAGCTCCGAATTACTCAGTGAGGTAG
- a CDS encoding DUF2141 domain-containing protein, protein MLILLSALSLFVSGEEPVKPPKKANLQIEIQNVRTMNGDVYIALFNVKNAFPEGKPMEGKKLEATDKSVQATFSVEPGDYAVAVYHDENGNGKMDKRMFGIPKEPYGFSNNFRPTMSAPKFSDCRFSVGDSGKLISIKLN, encoded by the coding sequence ATGCTCATTTTGCTTTCGGCGTTAAGCCTTTTTGTATCCGGTGAGGAGCCAGTCAAACCACCTAAAAAGGCGAACTTACAAATTGAAATTCAGAACGTTCGTACCATGAACGGAGACGTTTATATTGCGTTATTCAACGTAAAAAATGCGTTTCCTGAAGGGAAACCGATGGAAGGAAAAAAGCTGGAAGCAACGGATAAAAGTGTTCAGGCAACTTTTTCCGTTGAGCCGGGCGATTATGCCGTTGCTGTTTACCACGACGAAAATGGAAACGGGAAAATGGACAAACGGATGTTTGGCATTCCTAAAGAACCGTACGGGTTCAGCAACAATTTCCGGCCAACCATGTCGGCGCCAAAATTCAGCGACTGTCGATTTAGTGTTGGCGACAGTGGCAAATTAATTAGTATAAAGCTGAATTAG